The nucleotide window GCAGGGTAGGAAAACATAGAATAGCTGGTCTCCAACCTCTTGCTTCATGCAGTGCTTTTAGAATGCCCTTTTCTCTTAATGTCCTGAGAAGTGCGCCGGCTGTCGGTTTTTTGATGCCTGTTTGGCGACTGACTACGCATCTTTAATTTCGGGTTCGACGATGATCAGCCCGAGAGCTACCAGTTCGTCCTCGTCATCGATTTCTTTGACCTCCTCGACCACCGGACTGGTCACATACAGCGGGCCGACGTGTTTCACAACGAGTTCCAGCACACTCCGATCCGTCTTGATAAAATCGATCAGCACGCATGGATCCATGATCATCAATTTTCGGGAGGTCGGGCGACGAGTCACAGAATGACCTCCCAATTCTGCAGAAGGTCTTGCATGTCCTCAATACCTATCCGAAGCATCTCAGCGCCTCGGCTGATTGAAATGCTGTCTTTTTCTACCGCTTCCCTGGCCAGGCGGCTGAAACGGTCTTCGTAGAAATCAAATCGCTGCATCCCAAACGGCTCAGCCGAATCAATACCCATCGGCTCTTCTTTGAAGGAGAGCTTCCTGTTGAAACGCTGCTGATAGGCCATGTTGAACTTCATCCATATTGACTTGTCCACAGCCCCATCTTCCACCAGGCGCAAGAGAACGGTTTTGTAACTGACCCGGAAAATTCGTTTGATCTTGAAAACCCTGTCCACGAAGTGTAATCCGGACGCTTCATTCCATTCTTTCCGGAATCCCTCGTTCGGCATCAGAAAATGTCCGGCAAAACGGTCTGCCTCCTGTTCTTCTTCTTTGCTTTCTTCGACCTTGGCTACGTCGTAGGCTTCGGGATGCAACATTAGATGGCCTAGTTCATGGGCGGCGCTGAAAATGCGTCTTTCAACCGAAATCCGCTCCCATATGTTCACCACCACAGCCGGACCACCGTCTGCCTCTCCCACAGACAGGCCGAAAAAACTATCGGAGGCCATGGGGATCGGGAAAACCTTGACGCCCGCTTGTTCGAGCAGGCCACAAATGTCATGGATAGGCTCGGTGGGTTTCAGGCCCAATTTTTTACGGCAAAGCCCGGCCGACTCTATCAGGAGGTCCGGGGCGCATTGTGTCCTGACACCCATGAGGCTGAACGGCATCTGTTTGTTCATGCATTTTTCAAGAAAGTTGAAATCATCAAGCCATTTGGCCACTTCAGCCAGGACATTCTCGCGATTCTGCATCCGCTTTGCTGATCGGAACCGGACAGTGTGCAATTCACGAACCGGCTGGAAAAACACCTGAATTTTCACATCCAGAGCCCTTGCTATTGCCTGCATGGTCCTCATCCGCGGCTCACTCTTTGCGAGTTCCAGGTTCTTTACAGCCGGCAGGGAGAGACCAGCAACATCTGCCAGGGCTCTTTGGCTCAAGCGTTTTGCATTTCTCAACCGCCTCACGTTTTGGGCTAGTATCTGCAGATCCATAGGCGTCTCC belongs to Aminivibrio sp. and includes:
- a CDS encoding XRE family transcriptional regulator, which translates into the protein MDLQILAQNVRRLRNAKRLSQRALADVAGLSLPAVKNLELAKSEPRMRTMQAIARALDVKIQVFFQPVRELHTVRFRSAKRMQNRENVLAEVAKWLDDFNFLEKCMNKQMPFSLMGVRTQCAPDLLIESAGLCRKKLGLKPTEPIHDICGLLEQAGVKVFPIPMASDSFFGLSVGEADGGPAVVVNIWERISVERRIFSAAHELGHLMLHPEAYDVAKVEESKEEEQEADRFAGHFLMPNEGFRKEWNEASGLHFVDRVFKIKRIFRVSYKTVLLRLVEDGAVDKSIWMKFNMAYQQRFNRKLSFKEEPMGIDSAEPFGMQRFDFYEDRFSRLAREAVEKDSISISRGAEMLRIGIEDMQDLLQNWEVIL